The genomic segment GCCGCCGATGTCTATGGCCTGATCCTGTTCCAGACCGGGCGCCAGCAGCAGGCATTGCCCTATGTGCAGGATGCCGCGCGCCGGGGCGATCCGCGCTCGCAATATTTGCTGGGCATTGCCCATTTCAACGGCGATCTGGTGCCCAAGGACTGGGTGCGGGCCTATGCCCTGCTTACTCTCGCCAATTCGCAAGGCCTGCCTCAGGCGGGGCCGGCACTGGCGGAAATGGACCAGTACGTGCCCTTCGCCCAACGCCAGCAGGCCGCGACCCTGGCAGTGGAAATGCAGCAGCAGGCCGATACCGCGCGCGCCAGTGAACTGGCGGCGTTCGATCTGGCGGCCGTGGATGGCGATCCGGCACTTGCCGCGCGGCCGGTGGTGAATACGGCGCCCAAGGCGGCGGGGGCCACGGCGCCGCTGGCCAGTGCCTCGCCCCGCGTGCCGCAGCCGGTGCAGTCCACTTTCGTGCCGCCTTCCACGGCCTCTGCCGAAGAGGCCGTGCGGCAGGCGATGACGGCCGATGGAACCGAAAGCCCGGCCACGGCCGGGGCAGATTTTGCCCGGCCCAATGCCCCCAAAACCGCGCCAACGCAGCCGCAGCCTTCGGGCGTGGTGCAGCGCCCGCTCAATGGATCGCCTGCCCCGGAGATTGCGATTGCACCCGCGCCGGCCTCGGCGGCACCCAAGGTCGATGCGCCGAGGCCCCCAGCGCCGAGGCCCGTAGCCAAACCTCCTGCTGCCAAACCTCCCGCGCCCAACCCTCCCGCGGCCAAGCCTCCCGCGACCAGGCCCGCACAGGCGGCGGCTCCTGCAAGCGGGCCGTGGAAGCTGCAGCTCGGTGCCTTCGGTGTGAAGGGCAATGCAGAGAAGCTGTGGGCGCAGCTTTCCTCCCGCCCGGAACTTTCCGGCAAGCAGCGGATTCTCGTTCCGTCGGGCAAAGTGACCAAACTGCTAGCAGGCGGCTTTGCCTCGCGCGCGGATGCGGATAGGGCCTGCGCGAAACTGAAGGCGGCCGGGCAGGAGTGCCTCGTTACCCAGTAAACCCGGCGGGCAAGTCTCCCGCCCTTGATTAAGGACGGGACATGCAGTCGATCGCGCGGGGCGTAGAGGGGGCTTCCGGCCCTGTCGCACCGGTTGCGCCGGAGCACAGGCTCGTCTCGCTGGACTTCATTCGCGGCATTGCGGTGCTGGGTATCCTGTTCGCCAATATCGTCGCCTTCGCTCAGCCCTATCTGGCCTATGGCTGGCCGCTGGGCTTCGGCCGCCAGCCTGATGTGGTGGAGACGGGGCTGTGGCTGGCGCAATTCCTGTTGATCGACGGCAAGATGCGCGGGCTGTTCACGCTGCTTTTCGGGGCGGGGATGGCCCTGTTCGCCACGCGGGCGGCCTTGCACGGGGGCGGGATCGGGCTGCAATTGCGGCGGCTGGGCTGGCTGATGCTGTTCGGCATCGCCCATTTCTTCCTGCTGTTCTGGGGCGACATATTGTTCCTCTATGGAATCGCCGGGCTGATCTCCTTGCCCTTTCTGGCCATGCCTGCACGGTTGCTGCTGCGCGTGGGGCTGCTGTGGTACGGTGCGGCGGCGATCTATCTGATCGTCTCCCTCACCGGTACGCTGGTGCTGGAACAGGACGTGCAGGCTCAGCAGGCCAACCCGGCGCTGCACGGCGCGCTTGTGGAGATGGAGAGCGACCGGCTGATCGACGCCGAGGCAGAGCGGGCCGCCTTCACCTCGGGCAGTTATGCGCAGGAATTCGCCTATGTCGTAGAGGCGCGGTCTCACCTGCTGGGCGAATATCCCACCTTTGCCCTGCTGGAGACCGTGCCGCTGATGCTGATCGGCATGGCACTCTATCGGCTGGGTTTCTTTGCCGGGGGGTGTGATCCCGGGCGGATGCGTCGCTGGGGCTGGGCAGGCGTACTGGGCGGCGGTGCGGTTTCATTGCTCATGGGACTGTGGGCAATAGATTGCGGCTTTCCCTATTGGCTCACTCGCTTCGTGTCGGACTTTGCGGGGCAATTGCCGCGCATTGCCATGGTGCTGGGGCTGGCCGCGTTGCTGATCCAATGGGCGCCGCATGCAGTGCAGGGCTGGCTGGGCCAGCGGCTGACGGCGGCCGGGCGCATGGCCTTCACCAACTATATCGCCACTTCGGCGGTGATGATGCTCGCGTTCCGCCACTGGGCGGGCGGGCTTTGGGGAGAACTGGGCCGCGGCGGGCTGTTGCCCTTTGCCATTGCCGGCTGCGCCCTGATCCTTGCCTGGTCTAAACCCTGGCTTGCCCGCTTCCGCTATGGCCCGCTGGAATGGCTGTGGCGCTGCCTGTCGTACTGGAGGCTGTTTCCGCTCCGCCGTTGACGCAGATTCTTCTTGCTACTGCAATCCATTCGCATTAACAGAAGCGCATGTATATCTGCATCTGCA from the Erythrobacter sp. SG61-1L genome contains:
- a CDS encoding SPOR domain-containing protein, translated to MSAATMATIRPTGLIAGLIALAFAAPALADVKAGVDAWSKGDYAAAVAEWQGPAKTGDADAMFNMAQAYRLGRGVEEDSSMAEYYYARAAEKGHIRAADVYGLILFQTGRQQQALPYVQDAARRGDPRSQYLLGIAHFNGDLVPKDWVRAYALLTLANSQGLPQAGPALAEMDQYVPFAQRQQAATLAVEMQQQADTARASELAAFDLAAVDGDPALAARPVVNTAPKAAGATAPLASASPRVPQPVQSTFVPPSTASAEEAVRQAMTADGTESPATAGADFARPNAPKTAPTQPQPSGVVQRPLNGSPAPEIAIAPAPASAAPKVDAPRPPAPRPVAKPPAAKPPAPNPPAAKPPATRPAQAAAPASGPWKLQLGAFGVKGNAEKLWAQLSSRPELSGKQRILVPSGKVTKLLAGGFASRADADRACAKLKAAGQECLVTQ
- a CDS encoding DUF418 domain-containing protein; translated protein: MQSIARGVEGASGPVAPVAPEHRLVSLDFIRGIAVLGILFANIVAFAQPYLAYGWPLGFGRQPDVVETGLWLAQFLLIDGKMRGLFTLLFGAGMALFATRAALHGGGIGLQLRRLGWLMLFGIAHFFLLFWGDILFLYGIAGLISLPFLAMPARLLLRVGLLWYGAAAIYLIVSLTGTLVLEQDVQAQQANPALHGALVEMESDRLIDAEAERAAFTSGSYAQEFAYVVEARSHLLGEYPTFALLETVPLMLIGMALYRLGFFAGGCDPGRMRRWGWAGVLGGGAVSLLMGLWAIDCGFPYWLTRFVSDFAGQLPRIAMVLGLAALLIQWAPHAVQGWLGQRLTAAGRMAFTNYIATSAVMMLAFRHWAGGLWGELGRGGLLPFAIAGCALILAWSKPWLARFRYGPLEWLWRCLSYWRLFPLRR